In the genome of Acidobacteriota bacterium, one region contains:
- a CDS encoding DUF1697 domain-containing protein has product MTRYFAFLRAINVGGHVVKMDRLRQIFESLAFSNVETFIASGNVIFESTSKSVKTLEKKIENGLREELGYEVVTFIRTEPELVEIANYQPFSPSDFDAAVAFNIVFLSETPDERSKQGLMALRTQVDDLHLRGREIYWLGRTKQSESTISNTVFSKTLGQLATVRGANTVKKMAVKYAGLKGIAATSQRKERP; this is encoded by the coding sequence ATGACCCGATACTTCGCATTCCTGCGGGCCATCAACGTTGGCGGCCACGTGGTCAAGATGGATCGCTTACGCCAGATCTTCGAGTCGCTCGCCTTCTCCAATGTTGAAACTTTCATTGCGAGCGGTAATGTAATCTTTGAATCGACATCTAAGAGTGTAAAGACCCTCGAGAAGAAAATCGAGAATGGGTTGCGCGAAGAACTTGGTTATGAAGTCGTCACGTTTATACGAACCGAACCTGAGTTAGTCGAGATCGCGAATTACCAGCCGTTCTCGCCATCCGATTTCGATGCGGCTGTGGCGTTCAACATTGTGTTCCTGAGCGAAACGCCGGACGAAAGATCCAAGCAAGGGCTGATGGCCCTGAGAACCCAAGTCGATGACCTGCATCTGCGTGGACGGGAGATCTACTGGTTGGGACGCACGAAGCAAAGCGAATCGACCATTTCCAATACTGTGTTTAGCAAGACTCTTGGTCAGCTGGCAACGGTTCGTGGAGCGAACACGGTAAAGAAGATGGCCGTAAAATATGCCGGGCTCAAAGGAATTGCCGCAACATCGCAGCGAAAGGAGAGGCCATGA
- a CDS encoding NADP-dependent oxidoreductase, whose product MTERMNRQWRLAARPVGKFKESDFSFAEAPVPELKEGELLVHNQYLSLDPTNRGWANEVDTYLPAVKLGDVMRGGAIGVVEESRNPGFKAGDHVSGLLGWQDYAVTDGLGLTKLPDIPAVPLTAYMGLFGHIGLTAYYGLLDVGKPKAGETLVVSAAAGAVGSLAGQIGKIVGCRVVGIAGSDEKCRWLAEELGFDAAVNYKKGNVLEALKRECPNGIDVDFENVGGEILDAVLALINIGARISLCGLISQYNATERVPGPYNLAMLIVRRARIEGFLVTDYMDRAQEAMTQLGRWLMEGKIKYRVDVVEGLDQAPRAVNKLFDGSNQGKLVIKI is encoded by the coding sequence ATGACTGAGCGAATGAATCGGCAATGGAGGCTCGCGGCGAGACCCGTGGGTAAGTTCAAGGAAAGCGATTTTAGTTTTGCTGAGGCGCCGGTGCCCGAGTTGAAAGAGGGCGAGCTGCTCGTTCACAACCAGTACCTCTCTCTCGATCCAACCAACCGCGGTTGGGCGAATGAGGTAGATACTTACCTGCCGGCCGTCAAGCTCGGCGATGTCATGCGTGGCGGCGCGATCGGCGTTGTTGAAGAGTCGCGCAATCCAGGCTTCAAAGCGGGCGACCACGTTTCAGGTTTGCTGGGCTGGCAGGACTACGCTGTTACGGACGGGCTTGGTCTCACGAAGCTGCCTGACATTCCCGCGGTTCCATTGACTGCTTACATGGGATTGTTCGGTCACATAGGGCTGACGGCTTACTACGGGTTGCTTGACGTTGGCAAGCCGAAAGCCGGCGAGACGCTGGTTGTGTCTGCGGCCGCCGGAGCCGTCGGATCGCTGGCCGGACAGATCGGAAAGATCGTAGGGTGCCGCGTCGTCGGGATCGCGGGCTCTGATGAGAAGTGCCGCTGGCTTGCTGAAGAGCTGGGGTTCGACGCGGCCGTCAACTACAAGAAAGGGAACGTGCTCGAGGCCCTGAAGCGGGAGTGTCCGAATGGCATCGATGTCGACTTCGAGAACGTCGGAGGCGAGATTCTGGATGCGGTGCTGGCCCTGATAAATATCGGAGCGCGTATTTCATTGTGCGGATTGATCTCACAATACAACGCGACAGAGCGAGTGCCGGGCCCGTACAACCTCGCGATGCTGATCGTAAGGCGCGCGCGAATCGAGGGTTTCTTAGTAACCGACTACATGGACCGCGCCCAGGAGGCGATGACCCAACTCGGGCGCTGGTTGATGGAAGGTAAGATCAAGTACCGCGTGGATGTCGTTGAAGGCCTCGACCAGGCACCGCGCGCGGTGAACAAGTTGTTCGATGGTTCCAACCAGGGCAAACTCGTGATCAAGATATGA
- a CDS encoding DUF2834 domain-containing protein translates to MSAMKTTQILYFIPCVAGTILPYSQLFRFLREHGLDTSLPFQQLFANKVSGFFGQDLIVSSLAL, encoded by the coding sequence ATGAGCGCCATGAAAACGACCCAGATTCTTTATTTCATACCTTGCGTCGCGGGGACGATTCTTCCTTATTCTCAGTTGTTTCGTTTCTTGCGAGAGCATGGGCTGGATACATCGCTTCCTTTCCAGCAGCTCTTCGCGAACAAGGTGTCGGGCTTTTTTGGCCAGGACCTGATTGTGTCTTCACTCGCGCTATAG
- a CDS encoding DUF2235 domain-containing protein, giving the protein MTNIVVCCDGTGNSYGDHNTNVVEMYKTVVRDQDQIANYDPGVGTFSVFGRILGKKIGVLIGKAFGWGLTENIEDAYCYLMDRYQPGDRVFLFGFSRGAYTARALAGMLHKVGLLQKGSVNLIPYASDIYNTPDNDRNAAGFKETYCQECKPHFIGVWDTVGSLGWVYSKRKFFNTRLNKDVAHGYQAISIDEKRKKFPITLWEEEDLQPGQNVAQVWFAGVHSDVGGWYEQRGLSDIALIWMLENAQREGLRLKDGWKEKLKPDPLSEIHESRTGFWRAWRPAMRKIPEGAKIHTSVLKRIEADKGYKPRLPSNYAEGN; this is encoded by the coding sequence ATGACTAATATCGTTGTGTGCTGCGATGGAACCGGGAATTCGTACGGAGATCACAATACCAACGTTGTCGAAATGTATAAGACCGTTGTGCGCGATCAGGATCAAATAGCAAATTATGATCCAGGCGTCGGGACCTTCAGTGTTTTTGGCCGCATTCTGGGCAAGAAGATCGGAGTGCTTATCGGCAAGGCGTTTGGCTGGGGCCTCACGGAAAACATCGAAGATGCCTATTGTTATCTCATGGACAGGTACCAGCCGGGCGACAGAGTATTTCTGTTTGGTTTCAGCCGCGGTGCGTACACCGCGCGAGCCCTGGCGGGTATGCTTCACAAAGTTGGGCTGCTCCAAAAAGGCAGCGTCAACTTGATTCCTTATGCCAGCGATATATACAACACCCCCGACAATGATCGAAATGCAGCCGGATTCAAGGAAACCTACTGTCAAGAATGCAAACCTCATTTTATTGGCGTGTGGGATACCGTTGGCTCACTTGGCTGGGTATATAGCAAGAGGAAATTCTTTAATACCCGGCTTAACAAGGACGTGGCGCATGGCTACCAGGCAATTTCCATCGATGAAAAGCGAAAAAAATTTCCCATCACCCTTTGGGAAGAGGAGGATCTGCAGCCCGGTCAAAACGTCGCCCAGGTTTGGTTTGCGGGCGTGCATTCGGATGTTGGCGGGTGGTATGAGCAGCGCGGTCTGTCTGACATTGCTTTGATTTGGATGCTGGAAAATGCTCAACGAGAGGGATTGAGACTCAAGGATGGCTGGAAGGAGAAGCTAAAACCGGATCCTCTGAGTGAGATCCACGAGTCACGCACAGGGTTCTGGCGGGCATGGCGGCCAGCAATGCGGAAAATTCCAGAGGGCGCCAAGATCCATACGTCCGTTCTGAAGCGCATCGAAGCGGACAAAGGTTATAAACCGCGCCTGCCTAGTAACTATGCGGAAGGAAATTAG